In Caloramator sp. E03, the sequence ACAGAGTTTTTGCCGAAGTACTACCTCAGGATAAAGCAATGGAGGTTAAAAAACTTCAGGATGAAGGCAAAAAAGTTGCCATGGTTGGAGATGGAATCAACGATGCCCCAGCCCTAGCACAATCTGATGTTGGAATTGCTATAGGATCTGGTACTGATGTTGCGATAGAATCAGCGGATATAATACTTATGAAAAGCGATATACTCGATGTTGTAACTTCAATACAGCTTAGCAGGGCAACAATTAAAAATATAAAGCAGAACCTTTTCTGGGCCTTTGGATATAACATACTTGGTATACCAATTGCTGCAGGAATTTTAACTCTATTTGGTGGGCCAAGATTAAATCCTATGATTGCAGCTGCAGCAATGAGTTTTAGCTCAGTTTCAGTTCTTTTAAATGCTTTGAGATTAAAGGGCTTTAAGCCTGAAATATAAATTATTTTAGATTGTGTTAAGTAAATATGAAAAAATAGCGTAGCTACACGTATAATTACACAAAATTACACAGTTTTTTTATGTAATCTAAATTAATAAAATTTGATAATACTGGATTTATCAAAAAAAGGCATGCCGAAGGCACCTACTTAAAACTTAAAATGTAGGTGTGTTAAGAATATATGGTTTATTTGAGAATTAAGCAGACAGAAGCCAGTTATTAATATTTTTTTCATCAACTAAAATACCAGCAACTTGTGCAGGAGTTAGATTGTTTAAAGAATAGTGAGGTCTTAAAAAATTATAATGGAAAATAAACATTGCTATTAGAGTGTTTGCACTTTCAAATGATTTAAAACCTCTTTTACGTTTATACCAGTCTTTAAATGTATCATTAAAAGCTTCTAGCAAGTTGTTGGATATATCATCTTTAAATGATTGAACTTTTATGTGTTTTGAAGAATTAAAAATAGTTTTAGTAGCAAGATTATATGAGCCTAATCTATCGGTCACAATAGCCGATGGACATCCAAACTTACTTGCAGATTTAAACAAGGAAAAAGCTTGAGAAGCATCTCTTGAAGGAGATAAATTAAAACCAAGAACCATTCTGGTTTCTGAATCTATAATTAACCAAATATAATGTTTTTTACCATTAATAAAAACGACAGTTTCGTCGGCATGCCATTCATCAGATGCACTTAAATCAAGATTTTCAGTAAGTTTATTAGCTATACTTAGAAAAATTGGAGCAAATTTTTTGCACCAAGATGCAATAGTTACATGAGAAACTTTGACATTGTAGGTTAGTTTAAAAAATTGAGATATTCTTCTTGTTGAAGAACCATTTAGATAATAGAGGTTAAGTGCAGTAAGAATTAAAAATAATGGAAATCTCATTCTTTTAAAATCTGTCTTTCCTTTAATTAATTCACAAGATGCAGAGGGTATATTAATAGGTTTTGCAACATAAATAGAATGACCACATTTTTTAGAGTTGCAAGTATAATGGGAATAGTACTCATAATCATGGTGCAAATAAGTACCACTACCACAAACAGGACAACGAGGATACCCTCTCAATACACGATTTTTCTTACCCTTATAATCTTCAAGAGTAAACTGACGTCTACAGTCTTTACATTGATATTTTTGATTACCTGCTTTGTCTTTCCCAAAGCGATAGAGATTTTGACTATGGCATCTTGGACATGAAATTTTATTCAATGACTTGCACATAATTTCATCTCTCCTTCGGAGGTATTTTGTTTTTCGCTATATATAAGATAACTCAAAGGAGAGATGAAATTCAAATATCATATAACTTAACAAAACTTTATTTTAGATAAGGAGGTTTATAATGAAAAAAATAAATATTAAAGGGATGTCATGTATGCACTGCGTGATGCACGTTAAAAATGCATTAAATGAAGTAAATGGAGTTAAGGCTGTTGATGTAAATCTAAAAGAAAACTATGCAACTGTTGAAGGTGAAAATATCAATGATAGCGATATAAAAAATGCAATTGAAGATGCTGGATATGAAGTTGTATCCATTGAAGAAGTTTAAAAAAGTATCCACCTTTTTGGTGGATACTTTTTTAAAGCACCTTTTTAACATCATACATAGAAGATAATACAAGCCAATTCTGTGGGAAAAATCTTCCTATTGTCCAATAGCTTACTCCTCCAAGCTTATATTCATTAACAAGAAGTAGTTTCGCTTCAATACTTCTTGCATCCTCAAACCAAACAACATGCTGTCTTCTTTGTGAGTCATAATAATTAAAAAATGGTGATTGAGACTTTGTATCATATTCTATCGCAGCCCTATTCCTTCTTGCAAGTTCAACTGCAGCTGTGTTTGAAACTGCTTGTGCTGCAGTATTTGGTCTATAAGGTAAAGTCCAGTCATATCCATAATTAGGAATACCCATCAATATTTTCTCTGAAGGTATCACTTCTACGGCATAATCAAGTACTCTCTTAACTTCATTTATTGGAGCAACTGCAAGAGGAGGCCCATAAGTATATCCCCATTCATAAGTCATAAGTATAACAAAATCAACAATTGACCCATGAGCAGCATAATCATGGGCTTCATATAAAAGCCCCTTTTGTTCCGCTGAGGTTTTTGGAGCAAGAGAAGTTAAAAGTATATATCCCAAAGGCTTTAATCTCTGCTTAATTTTATTTATGAAGCTATTATATTTTTCTCTGTCATCAGGGTAAATATATTCAATATCAAGGTTAAGTCCATAGTAATTCTTTTCCTTCATTGTTGATATTATATTATTAATAGCCCTTTCCTGAATTACATCATTAGTTAAGATACTTCGTGCAATATCACTATTAAATCCTTTTCCTTCCTCAATATTTGTAACAACCATTATTGGTGCCACATTATTAGCCCTTGCAAGCTGTATAATCTGGCTGTCATCTATTGTATTTAAAGAACCATCCATTTTTATTTCGTAACTGAATATGCTAAGGTAAGTAAGGTAAGGAAAAGTCTTTTTTAAAATATCGGTATTAGTAGCTGGAAATGCGTATCCATTTACATATATTGTTCCAAGCTTTTTAGTTCTGTCTGGAATGATAATAAACTGTCCCGGCTGAATTAATGATGGATTGGTGATAATTGGATTTGCAGAAAGTATATCATCTACACTAACCTTATAATCCTTTGCAATAGAGTAAATTGATTCACCAGGCATAACTCTGTGAACCCTCGTACCTTCTTTTATAACAAGAGTCTGACCAACAACAAGCTGATTAGGAAAAGTAAGTTCATTATCTGCAGCTATTTTTTCAGGGGAAACACGATAAAGCCTTCCAATTGTATAAAGACTTTCACCAGGTTTTACAACATGAATTATCAAAAACACCACACCTTAATAATACTCTATTCCAATATATGTATTATAAATAAAATATTTTACAAAAATAAAAAAAATATTCCCCAAATTATTGCAGTAATTAGGGGGAATATTTTTTTAAGCCTTATTTATATCTAATGCCTTTAAATTTTCAACTATTTCGTCTAAGCTATTTCCAATGCTTGCTTCTACAGCTGCAGCTATTGCACCTTCTACAACTGCACATTTTACAATCTTAATTTTATCTTTATCATTTAAATTCTCTATTGCCATCTCCGCATTCATTACGGCACTTCCTAAATCGAATAATATAATAACCCCATCTTTAGAATATACTTTTTCAATTGCATTTACTATTTTATTATAATCTGTTCCAATTTCCCCGTCAAAAGTTCCTCCTGCGCATTCAATTAAAGCATTAGGTGCCATCTGAAGTGCAACCTCTTTTATTCCTTCTGCAATCTTACTGCTATGGGATATAACAACTAAGCCAACCATTATATCATCCTCTTATTGCTTTTACTTCATCACATATTGTCTTTAATATTAAATAGCTTGAAACTGCACCTGGATCAAGATGGCCCTTACTTCTCTCCCCTAAATAACTTGCTCTTCCTTTTTTAGCAATCATATCTTTAGTATTCTCTTTACCTATAAATGCTGCATCCATCATTTTATCTAAACATTCAACACAGTCGAGTTTGTCATTGATAGAAGCTTTTAAAGCATATAATGCTGGCTCTAAAGTATCAACCATAGTCTTTTCCCCAATAGTTGCTTTACCTCTATCCTTAATACCCTTTAAAGCCTCCTCAAGAAGAAGTGTAAAATCATTTATGTCTATTTCATCTTTATTTATAGCTTTCATCCCAGCCTTCATAAAGGCTGTTCCATATAAGGGGCCTGATGCACCACCTACAGTTGATATTAAAGCCATACTTACTTTTTTCAGTATGTCTCCTATATTCTTGCTTTCATCACTTTCAAGCTTTTCTTTTACAACTTTAAATCCCTTACTCATATTAAGTCCATGATCTCCATCACCAATAGCAGCATCAAGATTTGTCAAATACATCTTATTTTCTTCAATAACATCAGCAATTTTGTATATTATATTTTTAACCTGCAAGTAATTAACAGTCATTAAAACTCCCCCTTATATAACCTTAAATGCAGGAGTATCAGCCTTTTCATCTAAAAGCTCTTTAAGTTCACTATCAAGGTTTAATACTGTTATTGAGAAGCCAGCCATTTCAAGTGATGTCATAAATTCCCCAACAAAAGTCTTATATACCTTTACACCCTTTGAAGTTAGCATATCATTTACCTTATTATTTACAATAAACAATTCCATAAGAGGAGTTCCTGACAACCCATTTATCATTACAGCAACTTCATTGCTACTATCTAAAGGCATATCGCTTAATATTTTATTCAGCATATGCTCAACTATTTCATCTGCAGACTTTATTTTTTCTCTATGAGTTCCAGGTTCCCCATGAATGCCCATACCTATTTCCATTTCATCCTCTGAAAGAGTGAAATTAGGCTTCCCAGCTGCTGGAACAATACATGGTGTAAGAGCCATTCCCATACTTCTTACATTGTTTATTGTCTTTTGTGCAACTCTTTTTACTTCTTCAAGAGTTGCCCCTCTTTGTGCCATAGCCCCTGCTATCTTATGTACAAATACAGTACCTGCAATACCTCTTCTTCCTGCAGTATATAGGCTGTTTTCAACGGCAACATCATCATTTACAACTACGCTTTCAACCTTTATTCCTTCCATTTCTGCCATTTCCTTTGCCATCTCAAAATTCATAATATCTCCAGTATAATTTTTTATAATAAGCAATACCCCTTCTCCTCCATCAACAGCCTTTATTGCTTCATAAACCTGATCTGGAGTCGGTGATGTAAATACAGCACCTAATACTGCAGCATCAAGCATACCATAACCAACATATCCTGCATGAGCAGGTTCGTGTCCACTCCCTCCCCCGCTTACTAATGCAACTTTTTTACATGGTGCATTTTTTCTAACCACAACATTACAATTATCAAGTTTTCTTAAATATTGCGGGTATGCCTTTTCTAATCCCTGAATCATATCTTCAACAACAAAATTAGGATTATTAATTATTTTTTTCATATTATTTCCTCCTTTTAAATTTATTTTCTATTTATAAAATCTGTAGCAATTACATTTACCCCAGTATCAAATATATTTTCAATCAATACCTGTCCAACATATAAAGGTGCACTAAATATATGTCTGTTGACTTCAGCAACAACATCAAACATAAAACTCTTTGATATCTCTTTATCAGTTTTTACAGGTACAACTTCCCTGTCGCCTCCTATAACTTTAGCAGTTGTTGTAACAATTCTCTTAGGATCCATTATTTCAGCTATTGCATAATCCTCTCCCTTTTTACATGTATTACCAGAAACCTTTATAATCCCATCATCTTTTAAAACTTCCATCTCACATCCTAAGGGACAATTAATACATATTATTTTTTTAATCATTTTTTATCTCCTCCAACGTAAACTCAATATCACCCTTATTAAGCTTTTCTAAGATGCTTCTTTTTACAACAACGCTTTCCATTTCCCCGGGGGTAACAATGGCTTTCCTTACTTTTGTTATTATCTGCCCGTTATTTTTTACAGTTAAATATACGTTTTTATATACATTATCAACTCTCATGAAAAAGTTTACGCTATCGTCAACATTTAAAGGATCTATTCTATGAGGCACAACATATCTTATCCCGTAAGTCCCCTTTGTCTTAAAGCTTTTATCATTAAAGCTTAGCTGTCCTTTTACAAATTTTGCAGCAGATCGTCCTGCAATTCTGCTTTCAAATGTCACATAATCTACAAGATCATGAACATGTACAACATTCCCACAGGCAAAAATACCTTCAACCATAGTTTGCATTGATTCGTCAACTATTGGTCCTGATGTTATATTATCAATTGGAATATTGGCTTCCCTTGTTAATTCATTTTCAGGGATTAATCCAACCGATAGCAAAAGAGTGTCGCATTCTACAAATCTTTCTGTTTCTTTTATAGGCTTTCTTTCAGAATCAACTTCAGCAATAGTAACACCTTCTAATCTTTTTCTTCCATGTATTCTTACAACAGTATGATTAAAATACAAAGGTATGTCAAAATCATGAAGACATTGGGCTATATTTCTTTTTAGCCCTGTTGAATATGGCATAAGTTCAAGAACCATTTTAACCTCTGCCCCTTCAAGAGTCATCCTCCTTGCCATTATGAGCCCAATATCTCCTGAACCTAAAACAACTACCTTTTTACCTACCATATATCCTTCCATGTTTATAAACCTTTGGGCTGCACCTGCTGTAAATATTCCCGATGGCCTATTACCAGGAATATTTAAAGCCCCTCTTGTTCTTTCCCTGCATCCCATGGTCAAAACTATTGCCTTTGATTTTATATTTATAATCCCATCATTAGGAGTTAGAGCAATTATATTCCTATCTTTATCTATTTTAATAACCATAGTGTCTAACATATAATCTATTTTGTAATTTTTAACTTCATCTATAAATCTATTTGCATATTCAGGACCTGTCAGCTGTTCTTTAAAAATATGAAGCCCAAATCCATTGTGTATACATTGCTGCAAAATTCCTCCAAGCCTTTTGTCTCTTTCAATAATAAGTACATCCTCAGCTCCATTCTTCTTAGCCTCAATAGCTGCTGCAAGCCCAGCAGGACCTCCTCCAATAACAACTACATCCCTTATCATTTTATCCCCCCTATTTAGTTCTTCCCGTTAGTATATAGCTACCTGGCCCATCTTTATTTATATTTTTTCTATCAATATTCAGTTCTCTTTCAAGTATCTCCATTACCCTTGGCATACAAAATCCTCCCTGGCATCTTCCCATTCCTGCTCTTACTCTTTTTTTCACACCATCAACACTTATTGCTCCAAGGGGCCTTCTTATAGCATTAACAATATCTCCTTCTGTTATATGTTCACACCTGCAAATTATTCTTCCATATAATGGGTTTTGCTCTAATGCCTTTTTCTTTTCTTCATCATTCATTTCAATAAACTTTTTAGTATTAGATCTATTTGCTTTAAAATATTTTTTCTTTCTTAATACAAGTCCCTGATCACAAAGCAAGCTCACAACCATCTCAGCAATTGCAGGTGCACTTGTAAGCCCTGGGGATTCAATTCCAGCAGCATTTACAGCTCCCCTTTGAGGAATATCAATTATAAAATCCCCCACATTAGTTTTTGATCTTATACCTGCAAAGCTTGTAATAACATATCTCATATCTATTCCATTAACGTTTTTTTGTGCACCATACAATATTTCATTAATCCCTTCAATATACGTTGATGTATCTTCTCTATCTTCCTGATATATGGCATTAGGACCTATAAATATATTCCCATGAACAGTAGGAGATACTAATATTCCCTTACCCTTCTCTGTAGGAGTTGGAAATATGGTTTTTTCAACAAGGTCTCCGATAATTTTATCAAACAAACAGTATTCTCCTCTTGTAGGTATCATAGAAAATATTCTCCCCGATAACATTTTACTAATCTTATCTGAATTAATACCTGCAGCATTTACAACATAATTAGCTTCAAAGATGCCCCTATTTGTTTCAACCATGAACTTATCTTTATCCTTATATATGTTAGAAACTTCACAATTAAATATAAATTCTACTCCGTTTTCACAGGCATTTTCACCAAGGGCAATTGCCATCTCAAAGGGGGAGACAATACCTGCCGTTGGGGCATAAAGAGCACATATTACATTATCCTTTATGTTAGGCTCCATAGATAAAATCTCATTTTTTTCTATAATCTTAAGGTTTGGGACTCCATTTGTAATACCTCTTTTATAGAGCACCTCAACTTCCTTTTGTTCTTCTTCATTGAATGCAACAACTAAAGATCCGTTATTTTTATAAGGAACATCAAGTTCTTTACAAAGCCCTTCATACATCTCACAGCCTCTAACATTGAGTTTTGCTTTTAATGTACCTTCATGGGCGTCATAGCCCGCATGAACTATACCGCTGTTTGCCTTTGTTGAGCCACAAGAAACGTCATAACCTTTTTCAACAACAGCAATATTAAGCTCATTTTTCGAAAGCTCCCTTGCTATTGCACATCCAACAATACCTGCACCTATTATTAAAACATCGTACATACATAATCCCCCTTAATAAAGAGCCATGCTCAAGGGTCTTAAGACCTATCAACATGGCTCTTTATAGATATAGTATTTAAAATACTATTCTTCTTTTTCCCATTCAAGGGCTCTCTTTACGGCCTTCTTCCATCCTTTAACAAGTTTTTGTCTTCTTGCTTCATCCATTACTGGTTCAAACTTCTTGTCTATTGCCCAGTTGTTTAATATATCTTCTTTGCTGCTCCAGTATCCTACTGCAAGACCAGCAAGATATGCAGCACCAAGAGCTGTTGTTTCAATTACCTTTGGCCTGTAAACGTCAACTCCAAGTATGTCGGATTGGAACTGCATAAGGAAGTTATTTGCAACAGCGCCACCATCAACTTTTAATGCTGTAAGCTGTATCTTTGAATCTTCTTGCATAGCATTTAATACATCCATAGTCTGATATGCTAAAGATTCAAGGGTTGCCCTTATAAGATGTTCTTTCTTTGCTCCTCTTGTAAGTCCTACTATAGTTCCTCTTGCATACATGTCCCAATATGGAGCACCCATTCCAACGAAAGCTGGAACTACATATACCCCGTTTGTATCTTCAACTGCAGTTGCAAATTTTTCACTGTCAGCAGCCTTTTCTATCAGCTTCAATTCATCCCTTAACCACTGAATAGCTGCACCTGCAATAAATATACTTCCTTCAAGTGCATACTCTACCTTACCGTTAACTCCCCATGCAATAGTAGTTAAAAGCCCATTATTAGAAACAACTGGAGTTGTACCTGTGTTCATAAGCATAAAGCAACCTGTACCATAAGTATTTTTTGCATTACCTTCAGCAAAACAGCCTTGTCCAAATAATGCTGCTTGCTGGTCTCCGGCATCTCCAGCTATTGGTATTTCTTCTCCTAATACATTCTTTGATGTGTATCCATATACACAGCTTGAGGGTTTTGCCTCTGGAAGCATTGATTCTGGAATATTTAATTCCTCCAAAATCTCTTTATCCCATTTAAGCTCACGGATATTAAAGAGCATTGTTCTTGAAGCATTTGAATAATCAGTTACATGAACTTTTCCACCAGTAAGATTCCATATAAGCCAAGTATCAATATTACCAAACAAAAGCTCTCCCTTTTCTGCCTTTTCCCTTGCCCCTTCAACATTATCAAGTATCCATTTTACCTTTGTGCCAGAGAAATATGCATCTATTACAAGACCAGTTTTATATCTTATTTTCTCTGCAAGACCCTTCTCTCTTAAGCTATCGCATATAGGAGCAGTTCTTCTGCACTGCCATACTATTGCATTATAAACAGGCTTTCCAGTATTTTTATCCCATACAACAGTAGTTTCTCTCTGATTTGTTATACCAATAGCAGCAATATCTTTCATTTCAAGGCCTGCTTTTTTAACTGCTTCTTTTGCTACTTCAAGTTGAGTATCCCATATTTCTAAAGGATTGTGTTCAACCCATCCTGCCTGTGGATAAATTTGAGTAAATTCCTTTTGGGCAACAGATACTATCTGCCCCTCATGGTTAAAAACTATAGCTCTTGAACTTGTTGTACCTTGATCTAAAGCTAATATAAACTTTGACATTTTACCCCTCCTTCATCAATTTTTATGGGTGCCCAATTAATGGGCACCAGTATATAATTTATAAGAAAAGTCCAGTGTATAAGAGTGCTCCTATTATTCCACCTATAATTGGGCCTACAACTGGTATCCAAGAATATCCCCAATCGGAATCTCTCTTTCCTGGAATAGGAAGAATTGCATGAGCAATACGTGGTCCAAGGTCTCTTGCAGGGTTGATTGCATAACCTGTTGGACCTCCAAGAGACAAACCTATTGACCAAACTAAGAATGCTACTGCTAATGTTCCTACACCATTTGTAAGTTTGTTTGCACCAATGAACATACATCCCATAACAAGCATCATTGTTCCAATAATTTCTGTTAAAAGGTTTGCAAAGGTATTTCTTACTGCTGGAGCTGTACAGAATACTCCAAGCTTGCCATCCTTGTTATCAGTTTCTTTCCAGTGTGGCAGATATGCAAGCCATACTAAAACTGCTCCAACAAAAGCACCAAGCATTTGAGCTATGATATAAGGAAATACATCAGCCCATGGGAAATTGCCAACAACTGCATTTGCTATTGTTACAGCAGGATTAAGATGCCCACCGCTAATGCTCCCAACTGCAAAAACTGCCATTCCAACAGCAAGTCCCCAGCCAGTAGTTATTACTATCCAGCCAGAGTTTTGTCCCTTTGATTTGTTTAAAACAACGTTGGCAACAACTCCATCACCAAGGAGAATAAGAATTGCTGTGCCAATAAACTCAGCTAAAAACTTAGACATTTAAAAACCCCCCTATTAAAATTTTTTATGGAACATGTCCACCATTCCGTTATATCTATATTTTCAATTTTCATAATTTATTCAAAAAAAATTAATTTTTTTATAACTAAATTCGATAAATTGATTTTAAAATAGACAAAAAAACACCTAACCTACTTGGTAGATTAGGTATCTTTAATATTTATTTTATATCTTTTAATAATGGTGTTAACTCTTTTTCATAGTATATATAAAGTCTATGAAGTGGTCTTGTCATTGAAACATATAAAAGTTTTATATCAAGTTCATTTTCTCCATATTTATCTCTATCTGCTGATACAATCATAGCTGCATCAAATTCAAGCCCCTTTGAAAAATACGATGGAACAATTACAATTCCAGCCCTATATTCCTTTTCCTTACCAGTTAAAAGTTGTATATCTTTGTGATATTTCTTTAGAAGAGTATTCATCTTTATACATTCATTAAGTGTTTTACATATAATAGCAATTGATTTAAAGCCTTCTTCCTTTAAATTATTTATTTTTTCTACTATATCCTTTGCTATATCTGCTATATTTTCTTTATTTATAATTTCAACCTTTTCTCCATGCCTTATGACAGGCTCCCCCAAGACTATATTATCATCCTTTATTTTCTTTATTACACTATTTGCAGCATCCATTATCTCAACTGTTGTTCTGTAGCTTTGCTTTAAATTCAGAATTTCACATCTTCCATCTTCAAAAACATATCTTTCGATATCCCTCCAACTTTTTATACCTCTATAGGAATGTATGCCCTGACAGAGGTCTCCAAGAATTGTAAGGGAGGTATCCTTTGCAATCTTTTTCAGAACATAGAACTGAAAAACGCTAAAATCCTGAGCCTCATCTACTACAATATGCTTTATATTTATTTTTTCATCAAGTCCATAAACACAGTACTTTATATACATAATTGGTGCAAGGTCTTCAACTTCAACAAATCCAGATTTTAAAATATTTATTGTATATTCTCTTACAAACTCTGCTGTATCACTATCCAAGCAATTTTCAATAAGACTAAAATAAAGCTCTTGATTCTCGAAAAAATCTTTATAATATTTTAAAGGCTCAATCCTTTGTATTGACTTAACATAATCATTAACAGCTTTTTTGCATATACTCTCAAGCTTTGATATAGCATCATTCTTGGAATCAATTATTTCAGAGAGAATTTTTCTTCTATCCTCACCATCTTCCATTTCAAGCTTAACTGCTGCAACTTTCCTGTCACACTCTAATTGGAAAGATGCCTTTATTGCTTCTTTCTTCTTTTTCAGCCTATTTGATAAGTGTTTTTTTATCTCAAGTATCCTTTTATGCATCGCAATATTTTTATATTCATTTAAGAAAAGGCTTTGTATCTCTTCATATTTATATATAACATAATTCCCAACTTTAAAATCTGCTTTTGGTAAGAATTCCTTTTCAATTTTCATTATTAACCTGTCGATTACATTTTTAAATTCAATTGATGCTTTAAACTCAGATTCTTTTCTAATAAAATTATTTAATTTTATCTCTTCATAAGTATTATTATTGTTAACAAACCTTATAAGCTTTTCATTTTCATCTTGTATTTTTAATTTTGAGCCTATCATCTCAACTGCAAAATCCAAAAATGTAGTCTGTTTTACCTTATCAACTCCAAGCTCTGGAAGAACTTCAGATATATAGTTTAGGAAAAATCTCGTAGGTGCAAGAATCATAAAGTTTTCAGGGTAAAAAGATTTTTCAAATGTATATATAAGATAAGCAATTCTATGAAGTGCTATAGTAGTTTTC encodes:
- a CDS encoding NAD(P)/FAD-dependent oxidoreductase — translated: MIRDVVVIGGGPAGLAAAIEAKKNGAEDVLIIERDKRLGGILQQCIHNGFGLHIFKEQLTGPEYANRFIDEVKNYKIDYMLDTMVIKIDKDRNIIALTPNDGIINIKSKAIVLTMGCRERTRGALNIPGNRPSGIFTAGAAQRFINMEGYMVGKKVVVLGSGDIGLIMARRMTLEGAEVKMVLELMPYSTGLKRNIAQCLHDFDIPLYFNHTVVRIHGRKRLEGVTIAEVDSERKPIKETERFVECDTLLLSVGLIPENELTREANIPIDNITSGPIVDESMQTMVEGIFACGNVVHVHDLVDYVTFESRIAGRSAAKFVKGQLSFNDKSFKTKGTYGIRYVVPHRIDPLNVDDSVNFFMRVDNVYKNVYLTVKNNGQIITKVRKAIVTPGEMESVVVKRSILEKLNKGDIEFTLEEIKND
- the dhaK gene encoding dihydroxyacetone kinase subunit DhaK; translation: MKKIINNPNFVVEDMIQGLEKAYPQYLRKLDNCNVVVRKNAPCKKVALVSGGGSGHEPAHAGYVGYGMLDAAVLGAVFTSPTPDQVYEAIKAVDGGEGVLLIIKNYTGDIMNFEMAKEMAEMEGIKVESVVVNDDVAVENSLYTAGRRGIAGTVFVHKIAGAMAQRGATLEEVKRVAQKTINNVRSMGMALTPCIVPAAGKPNFTLSEDEMEIGMGIHGEPGTHREKIKSADEIVEHMLNKILSDMPLDSSNEVAVMINGLSGTPLMELFIVNNKVNDMLTSKGVKVYKTFVGEFMTSLEMAGFSITVLNLDSELKELLDEKADTPAFKVI
- the dhaL gene encoding dihydroxyacetone kinase subunit DhaL, translated to MTVNYLQVKNIIYKIADVIEENKMYLTNLDAAIGDGDHGLNMSKGFKVVKEKLESDESKNIGDILKKVSMALISTVGGASGPLYGTAFMKAGMKAINKDEIDINDFTLLLEEALKGIKDRGKATIGEKTMVDTLEPALYALKASINDKLDCVECLDKMMDAAFIGKENTKDMIAKKGRASYLGERSKGHLDPGAVSSYLILKTICDEVKAIRG
- a CDS encoding heavy-metal-associated domain-containing protein, coding for MKKINIKGMSCMHCVMHVKNALNEVNGVKAVDVNLKENYATVEGENINDSDIKNAIEDAGYEVVSIEEV
- a CDS encoding IS6 family transposase; its protein translation is MCKSLNKISCPRCHSQNLYRFGKDKAGNQKYQCKDCRRQFTLEDYKGKKNRVLRGYPRCPVCGSGTYLHHDYEYYSHYTCNSKKCGHSIYVAKPINIPSASCELIKGKTDFKRMRFPLFLILTALNLYYLNGSSTRRISQFFKLTYNVKVSHVTIASWCKKFAPIFLSIANKLTENLDLSASDEWHADETVVFINGKKHYIWLIIDSETRMVLGFNLSPSRDASQAFSLFKSASKFGCPSAIVTDRLGSYNLATKTIFNSSKHIKVQSFKDDISNNLLEAFNDTFKDWYKRKRGFKSFESANTLIAMFIFHYNFLRPHYSLNNLTPAQVAGILVDEKNINNWLLSA
- a CDS encoding NAD(P)/FAD-dependent oxidoreductase, whose protein sequence is MYDVLIIGAGIVGCAIARELSKNELNIAVVEKGYDVSCGSTKANSGIVHAGYDAHEGTLKAKLNVRGCEMYEGLCKELDVPYKNNGSLVVAFNEEEQKEVEVLYKRGITNGVPNLKIIEKNEILSMEPNIKDNVICALYAPTAGIVSPFEMAIALGENACENGVEFIFNCEVSNIYKDKDKFMVETNRGIFEANYVVNAAGINSDKISKMLSGRIFSMIPTRGEYCLFDKIIGDLVEKTIFPTPTEKGKGILVSPTVHGNIFIGPNAIYQEDREDTSTYIEGINEILYGAQKNVNGIDMRYVITSFAGIRSKTNVGDFIIDIPQRGAVNAAGIESPGLTSAPAIAEMVVSLLCDQGLVLRKKKYFKANRSNTKKFIEMNDEEKKKALEQNPLYGRIICRCEHITEGDIVNAIRRPLGAISVDGVKKRVRAGMGRCQGGFCMPRVMEILERELNIDRKNINKDGPGSYILTGRTK
- a CDS encoding glycosyl hydrolase family 18 protein; this encodes MIIHVVKPGESLYTIGRLYRVSPEKIAADNELTFPNQLVVGQTLVIKEGTRVHRVMPGESIYSIAKDYKVSVDDILSANPIITNPSLIQPGQFIIIPDRTKKLGTIYVNGYAFPATNTDILKKTFPYLTYLSIFSYEIKMDGSLNTIDDSQIIQLARANNVAPIMVVTNIEEGKGFNSDIARSILTNDVIQERAINNIISTMKEKNYYGLNLDIEYIYPDDREKYNSFINKIKQRLKPLGYILLTSLAPKTSAEQKGLLYEAHDYAAHGSIVDFVILMTYEWGYTYGPPLAVAPINEVKRVLDYAVEVIPSEKILMGIPNYGYDWTLPYRPNTAAQAVSNTAAVELARRNRAAIEYDTKSQSPFFNYYDSQRRQHVVWFEDARSIEAKLLLVNEYKLGGVSYWTIGRFFPQNWLVLSSMYDVKKVL
- the dhaM gene encoding dihydroxyacetone kinase phosphoryl donor subunit DhaM, whose product is MVGLVVISHSSKIAEGIKEVALQMAPNALIECAGGTFDGEIGTDYNKIVNAIEKVYSKDGVIILFDLGSAVMNAEMAIENLNDKDKIKIVKCAVVEGAIAAAVEASIGNSLDEIVENLKALDINKA
- a CDS encoding DUF1667 domain-containing protein, which gives rise to MIKKIICINCPLGCEMEVLKDDGIIKVSGNTCKKGEDYAIAEIMDPKRIVTTTAKVIGGDREVVPVKTDKEISKSFMFDVVAEVNRHIFSAPLYVGQVLIENIFDTGVNVIATDFINRK